DNA from Sulfodiicoccus acidiphilus:
TCGTTCCCGTTGCAGCCTGGTGGCACGTAGCGTCTGGACTGTGTAAGAGGGTGCTGGTCCTAGCGGAGGAGAAGATGAGCTCTGCCGCTCAGCCCCACCCTCAAGCGGTGTTCAAACACATATGGGATCCTCTAATCGAGAAACCACTCAACCCGAACTTGATATGGATCTTCGCCATGGAGATGCACAGGTACATGTATAGGTGTGGCGTCAAAAAAGAGGACATAGCGCTAGTGTCCGTGAAAAACAAAAGAAATGCCCTAGACCACCCCTCGGCTCAGGCTGCGGGCAGGATCACTGTTGAGGACGTGCTTAACAGTGAAATGTTAGTGTACCCAGTTAACAGGCTCGACGTATCTCCTGTGTCAGATGGGGCGGCGGCCCTAGTCATGGTATCCGAAGAGTGGGCCAACAGGCTCACAGACAACCCGGTTTGGGTCGAGGGTATCGGGTTCAACTTGGATTCCACCAACTGGACCAATAGGGACCTCTCTTTCCCAGTTTACGTGAGAAGGGCCGCGGAGATGGCCTATAGGTTAGCCGGAGTAACTAACCCAGCGAAAGAGATAGACGTGGTTGAACCCTACGACCCCTTTGACTACAAGGAGCTCCACCACATGGAGGGACTTGGGCTCTGTGCTCCTTGCGGGGCCGCCAAGTTGACGAGAGAAGGACTGACACAGAGGGACGGCGAGCTTCCCACCAGCCCTAGCGGCGGATTACTTGGAGTAGGGAATCCTATAGCGGCAGCGGGACTGATGAAGGTGGCCGAGATCTTCTGGCAACTGCGAGGTGAGGCCGGGGCAAGACAGGTAAAAAAGGACGCGGTGACTGGACTGGCCCAGGCCTGGGGGGACCTTATGCAAGTTGGGACAGTGGTGGTGATGAGGAGGTGAATTCGACGAAGGGCACGCCCCTCAGCGAGGAGGACTTCAAGAGGGCCGTGAAAGAGATCACTAGGCCGAGAGCAGTCTACGACGTGGCCCCAGGAGAGGCATACTCTAGGTTCTTCCGTGGATTGAAGGAAGGGAAGATCTTGGGAACTAGGTGCCCCTCCTGTCGTCTGGTTCACGTTCCCCCTAAGGTATACTGTCAGTACTGCTACGTCCCACTTACTGAGTGGGTGGAGGTAAAAGATGAGGGATACGTGGAGACCGCTGTCGTGGTTTACATAGCTGCGGAGAGGGAAAGGTTGGAGACGCCAGAAGTGGTTGGGGTTGTGCGGCTTGAGGGATCTGGGGACGAGTACCGCTTTCCAGGGCTGATGCACAGGATCTGTGCCGACCCCGACGACGTTAAGTCGATGAAGCTCCTAGGATCTAAGGTGAGGGCTAGATGGGCAAAGGAGAAACAGGGAGGAATAAACGACATAGAGTGTTTCGAGGTGGTACAATGGAAGTGAGAATGGAAATAGATGCCTACGAGTACACTCCAGGTCCAATGGGGGATAAGTGGCTTGAGGAGCTAAAGCAGGGAAGACTCACGGCCTCGAAGTGCTCTTCGTGTGGGACGGTCTTTCTACCTCCTAAGTTGTATTGTCCTGTGTGCAGAGGTGAGGCGAAGGAGCTCGTTCCCACTGGGAAGGGAAGGGCCGTAAACGTGGTGCAGGTGAAAGTGGACGATGAGGGGAAGAAACTGACTAGACCCGTGAAGCTAGCCTTGATACGTTTTGACGGGATCTTCGGGGGACTGCTCCATTACGTGTCAGACGAAGTCGAGGAGGGAGACCAGGTCAAACCGAAGTTCAAGGTAGAGAGGAGGGGATCCATAACTGACATTGAGTTCTTCGAGAGGGTTTGAACGGCTACGCTGGTCGGATCTCCACTGATACGGGTGCTTCTAAATGTCCTCGATCAATCCTCGATGAGACAAGTTCTATTTCCCGGCACGCATAGATGACAACGTAGAACTCCTTTCTCTCTATCAATACCTACTCTTTTTCTCCTTCATCTCTTTAATTTCCTCACTTTAGTTTTTCTCTCCATTTTTCTCCTAGTTCGTCATCACCTCTACTTAACTTTATTGACGTTTGAGGGGGTTAAAGTCCCCTCCCCAGGGAAGGTCCACTCGTAGAAACGTTTCGCTCGCGAAACGAAAGCGATCGCACCTCTGCCGTAAAGGTGGATACCTAGTGACCGCGGGGAACTCGGTGAAGGACGAAACTCGTAACCTCCCTTCCACACCGTTCCTCCTTCGCGGTGAGGGGACCCGGTTGGCTCAGGGAATGGGAAACCCAGGTCGCAAGGACGCCACGTCCGTCAGGGTGGGGGTAGTTCGCACGTGATAAAACCATCCCGACTCAACTTTCAACGTTTACCTCTCTACATCTCCCAGCCGACCTTTATCGTCCACGAGACCTAGTGAAATGTGCCCATCATAGGTTGGAAGATCCGTTTATAGGAGGCACGTGATCTGACTTCCTCCCCTCCCCCCGGAAGGGTTCACTCCCAGAGGGCTCGTCGTTCCCACCATCAACTCGAAACTGCATTTCTCATTTGGTGGGCAGACGAGTGGATCAGAGAGCCACCCCCACTTAAAGAGGGACCTTTCCTCCTTGACGTCCAGCCCCTTAAGGGGGAAGGAAGGCGTTGCTTTCCCCTCCCGCAGTTTCTGAGTCCTCAATCGAGCTGGAAGAGGGAAGTCGTGAGCGTCACTAAGAAAATTTAGATAAAGAAGTGTTTAAACTTTAAACTGTGAGCACTGGAATGGTAGAGTCGTTCGTACCGCTCTTCCAAAGGTAGATGGTGGCGTAAGTCCTCACCGGCTTCCACTTCTCGCCCAACTGGAGCACCTGCTTCCTGTCGGGGACGGATCCATTGAAGTAGAGTCTTCCTATCGCCTTCCTCACACCTAGGTCCCCGGCCGGGAGAACATCCTCCCTTCTTAGACAAAAAATGAGGTACATCTGAGCAGTCCACTCCCCTATTCCCCTCATGGTCGTTAATGTTGCTAAAACCTCGTCGTCTGACTTCCAAGTGAGGGCCTCCAAGTCTAAGGTTCCTTGCTCCACTGCCTTAGCTATGGAGATTATATACTCAACTTTTCTCCTCGAGAGACCCACCCCAGTCAGAATGGAGGAGTGAGCCACGATCGACTCGGGGGTAGTCCCAATAGACCGGAGCCTCGCCACCACGGCGGAAGCTGCCTTCCAGCTAAGTTGCTGCCACACCACCGCCTCTATTAGGCCGAAGAACTTGTCTTTAATCTCGGGTCTTAGCTTCCCGTACTTCTGGACTAGCATTCTCATGACATCGTCCTTCAGGGCCAATTGTTCATGAGGGCCCATGTTTCCTTCTTACCTCGCCAAGGTTAATAGGATGTTAGGGCTGAAACCCTCTTCCACGTTGACGGAAATGTTTTTGGTTTATACGTTAATTTCGTTAATAGTAGACGACCTCTAACGCCGATTTGAGCTCCGCCTGGGGGGAGTGATCATGGAGATGCGAGCCCCCTCGTCGCTGGGCCCCCAAGGAGCCCAGTCCCCTAAACGTGATCTGGACGACCGCGGGGTTGAGGGACGAGTCCCTACACTCGATCGCAAATCAACTTGAAACAACTGAAATGAAAGCGTGGAGACAAACGGGATCTAGTGCGACTGCCCCTTCAATTCACTCGCGAGGATGACTCAGAGAATCCTTGAAGTTCCAGGTACACCATGAGACCTGGAAAGGTGAGGTATCACATCACTTCACATTCTTCTCAAGATGTACCACGTGCCAAGGGCCTTGGCTCCCAATGTCCCCGACGAGTCCCTGAACTCTAGGTCTACCACCACTGTGGTTCGTCCTTTCCTCACTATTTTCCCTTCCGAGGTGAAGGGGCCTTTTCTCATTGGTTCGAGAAAGTTGACCTTGAGTTCCTGCGTTACCTGATCTTCTCCATCGTTCACAGTCATCACTGTGAGACCACCCGTGTAATCCATCACCGTCATTACGGCTCCTCCATGTAGGATGTCCCCCGTTCTGGTGATCTCCTTGTGAAACGGAATCTCAAGCACAGCCCTCCCTTCCTCTAGTTTCACAATCCTTAACTTGAGGAACTTGAAGAACGGTTCGAGTTCCTCGAAGGTCTTGTTAACGGCCTCCAGGTCCTCCATCATATTCCTGATGGCTTGCGCCCTGCCCATGACATAGATAGGTTGCAGTTGACTAAGAAAGCTTTCCTCATCTACAAAAACGTACAGGGCCCCTCGCTTCTAGCCGACCTGAGCGCGGCTTATCGCGAACAAAAGGAGGACTCCGAGGATCTCGAAAGAGCTAAGTTTTCTGCTAGTTGACCCTGAAAGTCTGCGGTAATGGAAGGTCCTCTTCCTTAATGGAACTCCTCAGGACTATTTCTTAGACTGTTTTCCTTACCTAGAGATTAAAGGGCCAGTCAAAGTACATTCGACTTTAGTCCTCCACCAAGTCCCCTTGCAGTCACGGATGGTGAGAGTTTGTTCTCTCATTTTTCATTTCTTTCATTATCTTTGCTGTCAAGTAACCCCACATTATTAAGTAGGCCGCTGGGAACACGTAAAATCCTGCCACCATTAAGACGTCCAATACCGTTATTACTGGTGCTCTACCGAATTGTAGGAGTGCCCTAAAATGGGCCCTGGATAAAGACGAGGTGATCATGGCTACCGTGGCTAGGGAGGCTCCTAGATGTATGGCCCACTCTTTTCCTGCCCTTATCTCGAGCGCAGCGAAGAGGACCAAGAGCACCGCAAGAGCTGTGAATATGGTGAGAATTTCCGGTACCAGCTTGTAGAACCAGAGTAGACCTCCACCGGCCCCCACTGAAACTGCAGAGGCCAAGGACAACGCAGCTAACACTTTCCTTCTACGACACAAGGATTTCTTCGCACCTCTCCTCTGACGGTACTGATCCCTCGTTTTCTAGTGTACCCTTTTCAACCTTCTTTGTTCTCCATTTTGCGTAGAAGGGTGGCGAGCCGCTTCCTTAGCGATCCCACCTTCTTATCAATTTCGTTGACCTTACTGTCAAGAACTTCAACTTTACTGTTCAGTCCATCCATCCTACCGTTCATCTCGTTCCTGAAGGAGTCCACCTTGCTGTCTACGGCCTCTATCCTCTTCTCTAGTCCATCCATCCTACTGTTCAGTCCATCCATCCTACCGTTCATCTCGTTCCTGAAGGAGTCCACCTTGCTGTCTACGGCCTCTATCCTCTTCTCTAGTCCATCCATCCTACTGTTCAGTCCATCCATCCTACCGTTCATCTCGTTCCTGAAGGAGTCCACCTTGCTGTCTACGGCCTCTATCCTCTTCTCTAGTCCATCCATCCTACTGTTCAGTCCATCCATCCTACCGTTCATCTCGTTCCTGAAGGAGTCCACCTTGCTGTCTACGGCCTCTATCCTCTTCTCTAGTCCATCCATCCTACTGTTCAGTCCATCCATCCTACCGTTCATCTCGTTCCTGAAGGAGTCCACCTTGCTGTCTACGGCCTCTATCCTCTTCTCTAGTCCATCCATCCTACTGTTCAGTCCATCCATCCTACCGTTCATCTCTTGCCTCAGACCTGAAATCTCCGCTCTAACAGCTTGCATCGCCTGGGAGAAAATGAGCATCATCACTTCAGAGTCGGTCAATTTCTTGCCTTCTTGGACTTTCTTGACAATTTTCTCCGAGAACTGCTTCAGAACGGCGTCTATTATTGCCGCTGAAATCTCGGCCATGTTATAAACTATCCCTACTAACAGTTATAAAAATGGGGGTTTAGGAACCACATCCCCTAAACTCGACTAAAACGTTGTGAGGTATTCGATGTCATCCCCTCCGAAGGACTTTCTCCCGATGGTGGTGTGGAAAACTTCACCAGGAAGGACAGATAGGTTGACGAGAAGGTTCTTAGGTTTCAATAGATAAGGTTAAGGAATCTACAAACTAACTAGTCTAACGAGGGGAAGTAGTGTTGTTACTACATGTACTACGTGAGGATTCAAGTTCAGATTGTTAATGTGGACGTCAACTCCTCCTAAATGCAAGGAAAGGACCTTATGGAGAAGTTTCACTTCGAGCTTCGTTTCTATTTTTGGGTCTTCCTAGGAGACGTTCCTTCAACAGATGGGAATCCTCCTTAGATCTCCGCTAACTTGTAGCTCTTGAAGCTTAGAGTCCATCTCTTAGCCACTAAGAAAGCCTAAATTCCCCAAAGACTGGCTCCTTAAACGTCCTATGATTAATTTGCCGAGTCCCGATGGATGAGGAAAAATAAATAAATGAGGACTTATGTGGGTGAACAACCCCTTACTAACGGGGCGTCATCGCCTCGAAGGTCTCCTGCTTCACAGAGCAATCTTGATTCCCCTTAACCATAGCGGAGGTTCAGAGGGACAGTTCCGTGAACAGTACGGAAGAGGAGTTACGGAAGATAGCTTTCCACAGGCGTAAGTTTCCCCCAGTCCCGAGAATGAGATCTAGCTTTTACAGCCGAGATCAGAGGATTCTTTGTTTTTATTATATAAAAACATTTCTATAAGGAGTCTGCCCGTCTCCTCATCCATAATGTTGTCTTGAAACGTGAGTGGAGGTAGACCACCCGCGAGGACGAATGGCCCCCTTCCACTCCAACACCAGTTCCCAGACTACGTGTCGAGACAGTTAAACGCAGCGACCTTCACCTAGACGCCCGAAAGGGGAGGGTCAGCTAAGTCACGCCTCCGTCCCAACCGTTGGCCAGAGGCGGGTGAAAGGGATCGCGCACACGTCCAAATACGCTGGACGACGCTCGG
Protein-coding regions in this window:
- a CDS encoding Zn-ribbon domain-containing OB-fold protein, with amino-acid sequence MEVRMEIDAYEYTPGPMGDKWLEELKQGRLTASKCSSCGTVFLPPKLYCPVCRGEAKELVPTGKGRAVNVVQVKVDDEGKKLTRPVKLALIRFDGIFGGLLHYVSDEVEEGDQVKPKFKVERRGSITDIEFFERV
- a CDS encoding Zn-ribbon domain-containing OB-fold protein is translated as MNSTKGTPLSEEDFKRAVKEITRPRAVYDVAPGEAYSRFFRGLKEGKILGTRCPSCRLVHVPPKVYCQYCYVPLTEWVEVKDEGYVETAVVVYIAAERERLETPEVVGVVRLEGSGDEYRFPGLMHRICADPDDVKSMKLLGSKVRARWAKEKQGGINDIECFEVVQWK
- a CDS encoding PaaI family thioesterase, which encodes MEDLEAVNKTFEELEPFFKFLKLRIVKLEEGRAVLEIPFHKEITRTGDILHGGAVMTVMDYTGGLTVMTVNDGEDQVTQELKVNFLEPMRKGPFTSEGKIVRKGRTTVVVDLEFRDSSGTLGAKALGTWYILRRM
- a CDS encoding thiolase domain-containing protein; the protein is MRPNVNVKNRVAVVGAGLTLFRRRLLETPQELAWIAAKQALQEAGLDFKDVDCVVSGSAPDAFDGVHMKGEYYVEGVADGKPHVRVYVGGGTGVFVPVAAWWHVASGLCKRVLVLAEEKMSSAAQPHPQAVFKHIWDPLIEKPLNPNLIWIFAMEMHRYMYRCGVKKEDIALVSVKNKRNALDHPSAQAAGRITVEDVLNSEMLVYPVNRLDVSPVSDGAAALVMVSEEWANRLTDNPVWVEGIGFNLDSTNWTNRDLSFPVYVRRAAEMAYRLAGVTNPAKEIDVVEPYDPFDYKELHHMEGLGLCAPCGAAKLTREGLTQRDGELPTSPSGGLLGVGNPIAAAGLMKVAEIFWQLRGEAGARQVKKDAVTGLAQAWGDLMQVGTVVVMRR
- a CDS encoding DNA-3-methyladenine glycosylase family protein gives rise to the protein MGPHEQLALKDDVMRMLVQKYGKLRPEIKDKFFGLIEAVVWQQLSWKAASAVVARLRSIGTTPESIVAHSSILTGVGLSRRKVEYIISIAKAVEQGTLDLEALTWKSDDEVLATLTTMRGIGEWTAQMYLIFCLRREDVLPAGDLGVRKAIGRLYFNGSVPDRKQVLQLGEKWKPVRTYATIYLWKSGTNDSTIPVLTV